A genome region from Blautia coccoides includes the following:
- the tnpA gene encoding IS66 family insertion sequence element accessory protein TnpA, with protein sequence MTTTRKARVPMAEQIRLINECRQSGMTDADWCRENDIAVSTFYNWVSRCRKAAADQIPAPNYGHCGIAHSKQDVVPIDIVSDHLPEQHIASQMHQTNLDNSHTIEVSMNNVTIRISNDADPALLTRTLRLIRETSC encoded by the coding sequence ATGACAACTACTCGCAAAGCCCGTGTTCCGATGGCGGAACAGATCCGGCTTATCAATGAATGCCGCCAAAGCGGCATGACAGATGCTGACTGGTGTCGTGAAAACGATATCGCAGTAAGCACTTTTTATAACTGGGTCAGCCGCTGCAGAAAAGCAGCAGCGGATCAGATCCCGGCACCGAATTATGGTCATTGTGGGATCGCGCATTCAAAACAGGATGTGGTTCCCATTGACATTGTTTCGGATCACCTTCCAGAACAGCATATAGCATCGCAGATGCACCAAACGAACCTTGACAATTCACATACGATTGAAGTGTCCATGAATAATGTAACAATCCGCATCAGCAATGATGCCGATCCTGCCCTGCTCACCAGGACACTCCGCCTGATCCGGGAGACCTCATGTTAG
- a CDS encoding IS256 family transposase has protein sequence MMGNYLKENNVTVKDGTDVNSIMRDMMSIILEGALDQEMDEELGYSKYDYRNKDTDNSRNGHSQKTMHTSYGDMEIGIPRDRKGEFEPQIVKKYQNTVTQDMEEKIISMYAKGMTTNDIEISDSTISRITDKTLPLVKEWQERPLEEIYAVVFMDAIHYHVRNEGRIVKRAVYIAIGIDMEGHKDVLGMYVGQNKSAKFWLSILNGLKKRGVEDILIACVDGLTGFPQAIEAVFPETEIQQCIIHQIRNTTKFVSYKELKPLMADLKRVYAAPTEEIALAELDSFDEKWSGKYPKIAKSWKDNWANLSTYFKYPEAVHRLIYTTNAIEGFNRQLRKVTKSKTVFPSDESLLKMLYLVMIDITKKWRGHRQDWGQIHSQLEIFFEERLAGL, from the coding sequence ATGATGGGCAATTATCTGAAAGAGAACAATGTAACGGTCAAAGATGGAACAGACGTTAATTCCATCATGCGGGATATGATGTCTATCATCCTGGAGGGCGCTCTCGATCAGGAGATGGACGAAGAACTCGGCTATTCCAAGTATGATTATCGGAACAAAGATACGGATAATTCCAGAAATGGTCACTCCCAGAAAACCATGCATACCAGTTATGGCGATATGGAGATTGGTATCCCCAGGGATCGGAAAGGTGAATTTGAACCACAGATCGTCAAAAAATACCAGAATACAGTCACTCAGGACATGGAAGAAAAGATCATCTCCATGTATGCCAAAGGAATGACCACGAATGACATCGAAATTTCTGACAGTACGATTAGCCGGATCACTGATAAGACCCTTCCCCTTGTGAAAGAATGGCAGGAAAGACCGTTGGAAGAAATCTACGCGGTAGTTTTCATGGATGCCATCCATTACCACGTACGCAACGAAGGCCGGATTGTAAAACGTGCGGTTTATATCGCTATCGGGATCGATATGGAAGGACATAAAGATGTACTCGGCATGTATGTTGGGCAAAACAAAAGTGCGAAATTCTGGCTTTCTATTTTGAACGGTCTAAAGAAACGTGGTGTAGAAGATATCCTGATTGCATGCGTAGATGGTCTGACAGGCTTTCCTCAGGCAATTGAGGCGGTATTTCCAGAGACAGAGATTCAGCAGTGCATCATCCATCAGATCCGGAATACAACAAAGTTTGTTTCCTACAAAGAACTCAAGCCTCTGATGGCTGATCTGAAACGTGTATATGCAGCTCCAACAGAAGAGATCGCACTGGCGGAGTTGGACAGCTTTGATGAAAAATGGAGCGGAAAATATCCGAAAATAGCGAAATCCTGGAAAGACAACTGGGCGAATCTATCAACCTATTTCAAATATCCGGAAGCGGTCCATCGTCTGATCTATACTACGAATGCTATCGAGGGATTTAACCGCCAGCTCCGGAAGGTCACAAAATCCAAAACCGTATTTCCTTCCGACGAAAGCCTGCTAAAAATGCTGTATCTGGTCATGATAGATATCACGAAAAAATGGAGAGGCCATCGTCAGGATTGGGGACAGATCCATTCGCAGCTGGAGATATTTTTTGAAGAAAGGCTGGCAGGATTATAA
- a CDS encoding MFS transporter, producing MEEKKYLKWYNKVGYGSGDIAGNVVFAFLSSFIMIYLTNTVGLNAGVIGSLIAASKVLDGISDVIFGSMIDKTHTKMGKARPWMLGAYLGCAITLVAAFSVPTTMGKTSQYVWFFITYLLLNAGFYTANNIAYSTLTALITKNGKERVQMGSIRFMFAFGTSFIIQTVTVGLVEKLGGGAYGWRTIAIIYAIIGLISNTITVFSVKELPEEKRSNGDTETVEEKYSLIESIKMLIHNKYYLVILVVDILRQTYSAIINMGIYYMTYVLGKAELLGTFSGAINLALIIGLAFLPALVAKFKGYYKLNFSGYLIAAAGRGIVIVAGYMGNVPLMLAGTAIGAIGMAPWQGNLNALVAECSEHTFLQYGKRIDGTMFSCTSMGLKIGSGFGTAIVGWLLDFGGFNGKLAVQSQSCINMLHFMYLWLPMLINILVALLLTQLNVEKANEKLRLQKAIETK from the coding sequence ATGGAGGAAAAGAAATATTTAAAATGGTATAACAAAGTGGGCTATGGTTCTGGAGATATTGCAGGTAATGTAGTGTTTGCATTCCTGTCATCATTTATCATGATTTATCTGACCAATACAGTAGGACTAAATGCTGGTGTGATCGGTTCGCTGATTGCTGCATCAAAAGTATTGGACGGTATTTCAGATGTTATTTTTGGTTCTATGATTGATAAAACACATACGAAAATGGGTAAGGCAAGACCTTGGATGCTCGGGGCATATTTGGGATGTGCAATCACGTTAGTCGCAGCATTTTCTGTACCCACTACCATGGGTAAAACATCACAGTATGTCTGGTTTTTTATTACATACTTACTGCTAAATGCAGGATTCTACACAGCAAATAATATTGCATATTCTACATTGACAGCCCTGATTACAAAGAATGGAAAAGAACGTGTACAGATGGGATCTATCCGTTTCATGTTCGCATTTGGTACAAGTTTTATCATTCAGACAGTTACCGTGGGTCTCGTTGAAAAACTTGGCGGCGGAGCTTATGGTTGGAGAACTATCGCAATCATCTATGCTATCATCGGTCTGATTTCCAATACAATTACTGTATTTTCTGTAAAAGAACTTCCAGAAGAAAAACGCAGTAATGGAGATACAGAAACAGTAGAAGAAAAATACAGCCTGATCGAATCTATCAAAATGTTGATTCACAATAAATATTACCTGGTAATTCTTGTAGTAGATATTCTTCGTCAGACTTATTCAGCAATCATTAACATGGGAATCTATTACATGACATATGTACTTGGAAAAGCAGAACTTTTGGGGACATTCTCTGGTGCCATTAACTTGGCATTGATCATTGGTCTTGCATTCCTGCCGGCTTTGGTTGCAAAATTCAAAGGATATTATAAACTAAACTTCTCTGGATATCTCATAGCAGCTGCAGGACGTGGAATTGTAATTGTTGCTGGTTATATGGGAAATGTTCCGCTTATGTTAGCAGGTACTGCAATCGGAGCAATTGGCATGGCTCCCTGGCAGGGCAACTTAAATGCATTAGTTGCTGAATGCTCTGAGCATACATTCCTGCAGTACGGTAAGAGAATCGATGGAACTATGTTTTCCTGCACATCTATGGGATTAAAAATTGGTAGTGGATTTGGAACAGCAATCGTTGGATGGCTTTTGGACTTCGGTGGATTTAATGGAAAACTGGCAGTTCAGTCACAGTCTTGCATCAATATGCTTCATTTTATGTATCTGTGGCTGCCAATGTTGATCAATATCCTGGTTGCTCTTCTATTAACACAGTTAAATGTAGAAAAGGCAAACGAAAAATTGAGATTGCAGAAGGCGATTGAGACAAAGTAA
- a CDS encoding sulfatase-like hydrolase/transferase, translating into MKKQLIFLMTDTTRKDMVGCYGNPRIKTPNLDRLAEEGIRYENAYTCQPVCGPARSAIFTGTFPHTNGMVTNSIAMGDNVKTVGQRLCDNGINCGYIGKWHLDGSDYFGNGRCPEGWNPDYWYDMKTYLNELSDEDKMRSRDPKEAYKEGFSEEFTYAHRCSNRATKYLEEHKDEDFFLSVSYDEPHGPSLCPEPFNHMYDGFKFDSCPNFQDDLSKKPLMQQLWSGKNLHAAEDEINQPSDGLSLFLGCNSFVDYEIGRVLDKIKEVVPDAMVIFTSDHGDMLGAHRLFSKNAAAYKEVANIPLIIKGGVKGCVVETMASHIDIVPTIMDYFALPIPKLLEGKSMLPQIYDPSKEINDVVYTEFTRYEIDHDGFGGLQIMRAVISKRYKLVIHLLDSDEFYDLEKDPYEMNNLINDENYTEVRNAMHDKLIAHMNNTRDLYRGYQWSMRPWRKDFVPNWENEGYTRQRENEEYEPRQLDYDTGHPMKSAVRKKC; encoded by the coding sequence ATGAAGAAACAACTGATATTCCTGATGACGGATACAACCAGAAAAGATATGGTCGGATGCTATGGCAATCCAAGGATAAAGACACCAAATCTGGATCGCCTGGCTGAGGAAGGAATCCGTTATGAGAATGCATATACCTGCCAGCCAGTCTGTGGGCCAGCCAGAAGTGCAATCTTCACTGGTACGTTTCCACATACCAACGGCATGGTAACAAACAGCATTGCTATGGGGGATAATGTGAAGACGGTAGGTCAGAGACTGTGCGACAATGGCATTAATTGTGGCTACATTGGTAAATGGCACCTGGATGGTTCGGATTATTTTGGAAACGGACGATGTCCGGAAGGTTGGAATCCAGATTACTGGTATGATATGAAAACTTATCTGAATGAATTAAGCGATGAGGATAAAATGAGATCCAGAGATCCAAAAGAAGCATATAAAGAAGGTTTTTCGGAAGAATTTACTTATGCACACCGCTGTTCAAATCGTGCGACTAAATATCTGGAAGAGCATAAAGATGAGGACTTCTTCTTAAGTGTATCTTATGATGAGCCTCATGGACCTTCTCTCTGCCCAGAACCGTTTAATCACATGTATGATGGTTTTAAGTTTGACAGTTGTCCGAATTTCCAGGATGATCTATCTAAGAAACCATTAATGCAGCAGCTTTGGTCTGGCAAGAATTTACATGCGGCAGAAGATGAAATTAATCAGCCTTCTGATGGATTATCCTTATTCCTTGGATGTAATTCTTTTGTAGATTATGAGATTGGACGAGTATTGGATAAGATTAAAGAAGTAGTACCGGATGCGATGGTGATATTCACGTCTGATCATGGAGATATGTTAGGAGCACACAGGCTGTTCTCAAAGAACGCAGCGGCATACAAAGAAGTGGCAAATATCCCATTGATCATCAAAGGCGGAGTAAAGGGATGCGTAGTAGAAACGATGGCATCCCATATTGATATTGTTCCGACGATCATGGATTACTTTGCACTTCCAATTCCGAAATTACTGGAAGGAAAGAGCATGCTTCCGCAGATTTATGATCCATCCAAAGAAATCAATGATGTAGTATACACAGAATTTACTAGATATGAAATTGATCATGATGGATTTGGTGGTTTGCAGATTATGAGAGCAGTGATATCCAAACGTTATAAACTGGTCATTCATCTGTTGGACAGTGATGAATTCTATGATCTGGAGAAAGATCCATATGAGATGAATAACCTGATAAACGATGAAAATTATACAGAAGTCAGGAATGCAATGCATGATAAGCTGATTGCACATATGAACAACACAAGAGACCTGTACAGGGGGTATCAGTGGAGTATGCGGCCATGGCGAAAAGATTTTGTACCGAATTGGGAGAATGAAGGTTATACAAGACAGAGAGAGAATGAAGAGTATGAACCAAGACAGCTGGATTATGATACAGGACATCCAATGAAATCAGCAGTCAGAAAGAAATGTTAG
- a CDS encoding AraC family transcriptional regulator codes for MINVSGHLRNERRATGFADDSSPLSVNCCGMQVFKTKDYSQNRSAGRVDYQLIYIYKGAGHYYINKEWQALGAGNILFFQPQEPQTYSYYAKEYPEVYWIHFTGSNCTNIINKYQLQNCYIGEHIQLKTLFQETIIELQLKKAFFEDVVLSNLLQVLAIIARSHQKILSPLENDFSIDRLVMQLHQRYKDNWSVESMAKYCKLSVGYFSHIFKKRMGVAPMRYLTELRVEKAKDLIATNTMYLSDIAPMVGFSDPLYFSRVFKKTTGIPPTEFQQSLLTSNTPEWWPDK; via the coding sequence ATGATTAATGTTTCGGGGCATTTAAGAAATGAAAGACGTGCAACTGGATTTGCAGATGATTCAAGTCCATTATCAGTCAACTGTTGTGGTATGCAGGTTTTCAAAACAAAGGATTACTCTCAGAATCGTTCTGCAGGTAGAGTCGATTATCAGCTTATTTATATTTATAAAGGTGCCGGACACTACTATATAAATAAGGAATGGCAGGCTTTAGGTGCTGGAAATATCCTTTTTTTCCAACCGCAGGAGCCTCAAACCTATTCCTATTATGCAAAGGAATATCCCGAAGTTTATTGGATTCATTTTACTGGTAGTAACTGTACAAATATAATCAATAAATACCAGCTACAAAACTGCTATATCGGAGAGCATATACAGTTAAAAACTCTTTTCCAGGAAACCATTATTGAATTGCAATTAAAAAAAGCATTTTTTGAAGATGTTGTCTTAAGTAATTTACTTCAGGTATTAGCCATCATCGCCCGCTCCCATCAAAAGATTCTCTCTCCTTTAGAAAACGACTTTTCTATTGACCGACTTGTTATGCAGCTTCACCAACGCTATAAAGATAACTGGAGTGTTGAATCAATGGCAAAATATTGTAAATTAAGTGTCGGCTATTTTTCTCACATATTCAAAAAACGGATGGGCGTTGCTCCAATGCGTTATCTTACTGAACTTCGAGTTGAAAAAGCCAAAGATCTAATTGCAACAAATACAATGTACCTGTCAGACATTGCACCTATGGTAGGTTTCTCCGACCCCCTTTATTTCAGCCGGGTATTTAAAAAGACCACTGGAATTCCTCCAACAGAATTCCAGCAGTCTTTGCTAACTTCAAATACTCCCGAATGGTGGCCTGATAAATAA
- a CDS encoding anaerobic sulfatase maturase, with protein sequence MKNISVMIKPASGMCNMTCDYCFYCDEAKKREKKSYGLMREETLKNIIRKTMLQAEGVVSYTWQGGEPSLRGLDFFQKAVWYQQKYNRSHVRIINAFQTNGYATTDEWCQYFRDNHFLVGLSVDGTREIHDSMRHDKKGNATFLKVEETARRLDKYGVDYNILTVVTPKVADCIYNIYQTYKKRGWNYQQYIACLDPYGEGHGKTPYSISPEQYGKFLSGLFGLWYQDLKNGCHPYIRQFENYVGLAAGYMAESCEQRGSCGVQYVVEADGSVYPCDFYVMDDFYLGNLNTDILSQIDEKREQIGFVDRSLKLDEECRKCKYFRLCRGGCMRNRELHENEEIYRNNFCKGYQIFFDQWYELIMQLGAMVKK encoded by the coding sequence ATGAAAAATATAAGTGTAATGATCAAACCAGCATCCGGAATGTGCAATATGACATGTGATTATTGCTTTTACTGTGATGAGGCCAAAAAAAGAGAGAAGAAATCTTATGGACTTATGAGAGAAGAAACATTGAAAAATATAATCAGAAAGACGATGCTTCAGGCAGAAGGAGTTGTCAGTTATACATGGCAGGGAGGAGAACCTTCTCTGCGTGGATTGGATTTCTTTCAGAAAGCAGTCTGGTACCAGCAGAAGTATAATCGCAGCCATGTACGTATCATCAATGCTTTTCAGACAAATGGATATGCTACTACAGATGAATGGTGCCAGTATTTTAGAGACAATCATTTTCTGGTTGGATTATCAGTAGACGGTACACGGGAAATTCATGATTCCATGCGTCATGATAAGAAGGGGAATGCAACATTTCTGAAAGTAGAAGAGACTGCAAGACGGCTGGATAAGTATGGTGTGGATTATAATATTCTTACCGTAGTGACTCCGAAAGTTGCAGATTGCATATACAATATCTATCAGACGTACAAGAAACGAGGCTGGAATTATCAGCAATATATAGCCTGTTTGGATCCATATGGAGAAGGACATGGAAAAACACCATATTCAATCTCGCCGGAACAATATGGAAAGTTCCTTTCAGGTTTGTTCGGATTGTGGTATCAGGATCTAAAAAATGGATGCCATCCATATATTCGACAGTTTGAAAATTATGTGGGACTGGCGGCAGGTTATATGGCTGAATCCTGTGAGCAGCGAGGAAGTTGTGGCGTGCAGTATGTGGTAGAGGCAGATGGAAGTGTATATCCGTGCGATTTTTATGTAATGGATGATTTTTATCTTGGCAACCTAAATACAGATATTCTTTCGCAGATTGATGAAAAACGAGAACAGATTGGATTTGTAGACCGTTCGCTTAAACTGGATGAAGAGTGCAGGAAGTGTAAATATTTTAGGTTATGCCGTGGAGGCTGCATGCGGAATCGGGAACTGCATGAAAATGAAGAAATATATCGAAATAACTTCTGCAAAGGATATCAAATATTTTTTGACCAGTGGTATGAGTTGATCATGCAGCTGGGAGCTATGGTAAAAAAATAA
- a CDS encoding Fic family protein — protein MLMNNDGFLKKIEYELPDMTETVKNEMIISPFYEDFTRRFCWNSNSIEGNTLSLDETISLLDYDEVRSGHTYTEYSEAKQLFQAIKKMLKFNRQNIDETWIQEANGLILGREGGYRKTNLYVGTLVEAVYYPPKHEEVPRHMTKYVEKLNQYFSQVKEVAENIAREHLEFERIHPFPDGNGRCGRLIMNQRLINNGWLPITIEDQSKYRQAFRRYDRSQDTSLLVYVICKGELASIERVKELERKLERTMAETRSH, from the coding sequence ATGTTAATGAATAATGACGGATTTTTAAAAAAAATAGAATATGAACTGCCAGATATGACAGAAACAGTAAAAAATGAAATGATAATAAGTCCTTTTTATGAGGACTTTACCCGAAGGTTTTGTTGGAATTCAAATAGCATAGAAGGGAATACACTTTCGCTTGATGAGACAATCAGTTTATTAGATTATGATGAAGTGAGAAGCGGGCATACCTATACGGAATATTCAGAGGCCAAGCAATTATTTCAGGCAATTAAAAAAATGCTGAAATTTAATAGGCAGAACATAGATGAGACATGGATCCAGGAAGCGAATGGATTAATACTGGGAAGAGAAGGGGGGTACAGAAAGACAAATCTGTATGTGGGCACGCTAGTAGAAGCTGTTTATTATCCGCCAAAGCATGAAGAAGTCCCAAGACATATGACGAAATATGTAGAGAAGCTCAATCAATACTTTAGTCAGGTAAAGGAAGTGGCAGAAAACATAGCCAGGGAGCATTTAGAATTTGAACGTATTCATCCCTTCCCCGATGGAAATGGCCGTTGTGGACGGCTAATCATGAATCAACGCCTGATAAATAATGGATGGCTTCCGATTACTATTGAGGATCAATCAAAATATAGACAGGCCTTTCGTAGATATGACAGGTCACAGGATACCTCTTTACTTGTTTATGTGATATGTAAGGGTGAACTTGCATCCATTGAGCGTGTAAAAGAATTAGAACGAAAGCTGGAGAGAACTATGGCTGAGACAAGGAGTCATTAA
- a CDS encoding Fic family protein: MNLIDKIKHNKDKFMEIQEQLEPMYLENYEEAFRISYTHNSTAIEGNSLTLIDTKLVLSDKVSVGGKDLREIYEVINHDKAYHYIKQCIKDKKALSETIVKQIHKILVENIFPGGNYRIGDVFIGGSQHEPPSPQDMIFQMKDFYRDLEYKCVLETTELAAWTHAEFVRIHPFIDGNGRTARLLMNYQLMDGGLLPINILNENRQEYYKCLEEHHLHGNLESFHEMVMKLEEMELKKYLHLAAQQGLVTENEIL, encoded by the coding sequence ATGAACTTAATCGATAAGATAAAACATAATAAAGATAAATTTATGGAGATACAGGAACAATTAGAACCCATGTATTTAGAAAATTACGAAGAAGCGTTTCGTATTTCGTATACACACAATTCGACTGCTATAGAGGGTAACTCACTTACCCTCATAGATACTAAGCTGGTGCTTAGTGATAAAGTATCCGTAGGCGGCAAAGATCTACGTGAGATTTATGAGGTGATAAATCATGACAAAGCATATCATTACATAAAGCAATGCATCAAGGATAAAAAGGCTCTGTCAGAGACAATCGTGAAACAGATACACAAGATTTTAGTAGAGAATATATTTCCGGGTGGAAATTATCGTATTGGAGATGTATTTATAGGAGGAAGCCAGCATGAGCCGCCGTCTCCTCAAGATATGATATTTCAAATGAAAGATTTCTATAGAGATCTGGAATATAAATGTGTGCTAGAAACTACAGAGCTTGCGGCCTGGACACATGCTGAATTTGTCAGAATCCACCCGTTTATAGATGGAAACGGGCGTACCGCACGACTCCTTATGAATTATCAGCTGATGGATGGCGGGCTACTGCCAATCAATATTCTAAATGAGAACAGGCAGGAGTATTATAAATGTTTGGAAGAGCATCATTTACATGGAAATCTGGAGTCTTTTCATGAAATGGTGATGAAGCTGGAGGAGATGGAGTTAAAAAAATACCTTCATCTGGCGGCGCAGCAAGGACTGGTAACAGAAAATGAAATTTTATGA
- a CDS encoding glycoside hydrolase family 31 protein, producing the protein MRDINAKNEAVIQGEYYRFTVLTPCLIRMEYSESGKFVDQATQTVVNRTFPVPQFRLEETDCELKIVTSKLRLTYNKKPFSSVGLKINISGNFPGILPVWHYGDAVCDLKGTARTLDGADGAIPLETGILSAQGFSLLDDGGTMLLDENGWIASREDPDGKDLYFFGYGRDYITCLKDFHILTGEVPLLPKYALGNWWSRYYKYTEKSYLKLMDRFAQEEIPFTVSVLDMDWHITDVDPKYGTGWTGYTWNSDMFPDPKRFMDKLHEKGLKVTLNVHPADGIRAFEDCYKPFADYMGVLAEQEDPIPFHPGDEKFMKGYFEYVHHPMEKQGVDFWWIDWQQGNNSGIEGLDPLWMLNHYHYEDSRRGGKRGLIFSRYAGPGSHRYPVGFSGDSVITWESLDFQPYFTATASNIGYGWWSHDIGGHMQGIKNDELAVRWLQFGVFSPIMRLHSTCNEFNGKEPWRYNPIAENIMKKYLRLRHKLIPYLYTMNLRANQESMPLIQPMYYHNPLQEEAYYVPNEYYFGSELIVCPITSPVDKRTGMAKFAAWLPDGIWVDFFTGVTYEGGRNVDFYRGIDKIPLLARRGSIVPLDGRETGNELTNTDILELHVFAGDSGEFCLWEDDSDAAEFDQNSWAKTKIQYHWGENARLTIHRAQGNLQVLPSKRAYRICLVGMKDGCAPKVLAGGRKLKGISSKYCAETGFTWIEIPEVDVTEDVILEMNQAAEGENQIVQRIFDFLNQAEIEFDLKTRIISVVRQLETGKKPVYVLGQLQAMDQLEELMGPLWEIITAFEE; encoded by the coding sequence ATGAGAGACATAAATGCCAAAAACGAGGCAGTGATACAAGGTGAATATTACCGTTTTACGGTGCTGACCCCCTGTCTGATAAGAATGGAATACAGTGAAAGCGGAAAGTTTGTGGATCAGGCCACCCAGACAGTGGTAAATCGTACCTTCCCGGTTCCGCAGTTCCGATTGGAGGAAACAGATTGTGAACTGAAGATTGTTACTTCTAAGTTGAGGTTGACATACAATAAAAAGCCCTTTTCCTCAGTGGGACTGAAGATTAACATCAGCGGAAATTTTCCGGGGATCCTGCCGGTATGGCATTATGGTGATGCAGTTTGTGATTTAAAGGGAACGGCCAGGACGCTGGATGGGGCTGATGGTGCGATACCTTTAGAAACGGGAATTTTATCTGCACAGGGCTTTAGCCTGCTGGATGATGGGGGAACCATGCTTCTGGATGAAAATGGATGGATTGCCAGTAGAGAGGACCCTGATGGGAAGGATTTATATTTCTTTGGTTATGGAAGAGACTATATCACATGTTTGAAGGATTTCCATATTCTCACCGGGGAAGTTCCGCTGCTACCTAAGTATGCACTTGGAAACTGGTGGAGCAGATATTACAAATATACGGAAAAAAGTTATCTGAAACTGATGGATCGGTTTGCTCAGGAGGAAATTCCTTTTACCGTGTCTGTATTAGATATGGATTGGCACATTACAGATGTGGATCCTAAATACGGAACCGGTTGGACCGGATATACCTGGAACTCAGACATGTTTCCTGATCCAAAGCGTTTCATGGATAAATTGCATGAAAAAGGGCTAAAGGTCACGCTGAATGTGCATCCGGCAGACGGTATAAGAGCCTTTGAAGACTGCTACAAACCTTTTGCGGATTATATGGGGGTTTTGGCAGAGCAGGAAGATCCGATTCCCTTCCATCCAGGAGACGAGAAGTTTATGAAGGGATATTTTGAGTACGTGCATCATCCTATGGAAAAGCAGGGGGTGGATTTTTGGTGGATAGACTGGCAGCAGGGAAATAATTCAGGAATCGAAGGATTAGATCCCCTGTGGATGCTGAATCATTACCACTATGAGGATAGCAGGAGAGGTGGAAAACGTGGGCTGATTTTTTCAAGATATGCAGGACCGGGAAGCCACCGCTACCCTGTGGGATTTTCAGGCGACAGTGTGATCACCTGGGAAAGTCTTGATTTTCAACCTTATTTTACCGCAACTGCATCCAATATAGGATATGGCTGGTGGAGCCACGATATCGGCGGTCATATGCAGGGGATAAAAAATGACGAACTTGCAGTGCGCTGGCTGCAGTTTGGAGTGTTTTCTCCTATTATGCGCCTGCACAGCACCTGCAATGAATTTAATGGAAAAGAGCCCTGGAGATACAATCCTATTGCGGAAAATATAATGAAAAAATATCTGCGTCTGCGCCATAAACTGATTCCCTATCTGTACACCATGAATCTGCGGGCTAATCAGGAAAGTATGCCTTTGATACAGCCCATGTACTATCATAATCCATTACAGGAGGAGGCTTATTATGTGCCGAACGAATATTATTTTGGTTCAGAACTCATAGTCTGCCCTATCACTTCACCAGTGGATAAGCGTACAGGTATGGCAAAATTTGCCGCATGGCTGCCGGATGGGATATGGGTTGACTTCTTTACAGGCGTTACTTATGAAGGTGGCAGAAACGTGGACTTTTACCGTGGAATTGATAAGATTCCTCTGTTGGCAAGAAGAGGTAGCATCGTACCTCTGGACGGCAGGGAAACGGGCAATGAATTGACCAATACAGATATCCTGGAACTTCATGTTTTCGCAGGAGACTCCGGAGAATTTTGTCTGTGGGAAGATGATTCCGATGCTGCAGAATTTGACCAAAATAGCTGGGCAAAAACCAAAATACAGTACCATTGGGGTGAAAATGCCCGGCTGACGATTCACAGAGCGCAGGGAAATCTGCAGGTCCTTCCTTCAAAGCGGGCATATAGAATTTGCCTTGTGGGCATGAAAGACGGCTGTGCCCCTAAAGTCCTCGCTGGAGGAAGAAAACTAAAGGGCATCAGCAGTAAATACTGTGCCGAAACAGGTTTTACTTGGATAGAAATTCCGGAGGTAGATGTCACGGAGGATGTTATTTTAGAAATGAACCAAGCTGCGGAAGGGGAAAATCAGATTGTACAGAGAATTTTTGACTTTCTGAATCAAGCTGAAATTGAGTTTGATCTAAAAACACGCATAATATCTGTTGTGCGCCAGCTGGAAACAGGAAAGAAACCTGTATATGTGCTTGGACAGTTACAGGCAATGGACCAGCTGGAAGAACTTATGGGGCCGCTGTGGGAGATTATTACGGCATTTGAAGAGTAA